The following proteins are co-located in the Chloroflexota bacterium genome:
- a CDS encoding alpha/beta fold hydrolase translates to MPFLKANDISVYYEVRGDGEPLLLLMGLGGGSSMWWQQMALFSRRYRVVSFDNRGVGRTDQPDTVYTMDMLVHDALGVLNGLGMAAAHVYGLSMGGMIAQELALCYPNAVSSLVLGATSCGGIHSAVAPQETVSQLFNLLNLPPAEMVRVSAALTFSDSFVENHPDLVREWLIKGAESPPSLHGFKRQTEAIASFDTYDRLPQIKVPTLVIAGTGDKTLPVENSRILASRIPNAELVLVEGAGHGYVWEAADKANRVVLDFLGRQQSQPSRALT, encoded by the coding sequence ATGCCCTTCCTGAAAGCCAATGATATCAGCGTTTACTACGAGGTCCGGGGAGATGGTGAGCCTCTGCTTCTGTTGATGGGGTTGGGTGGTGGTTCCAGCATGTGGTGGCAGCAGATGGCTCTCTTTTCTCGCAGGTACAGGGTAGTCTCATTCGACAACAGAGGAGTAGGCCGAACTGATCAGCCGGATACGGTCTACACCATGGATATGCTGGTGCACGATGCGCTGGGAGTGCTCAATGGCCTGGGTATGGCTGCGGCACATGTATACGGCCTTTCTATGGGTGGCATGATCGCACAGGAGCTTGCCCTCTGCTATCCCAATGCAGTGAGCAGTCTGGTCCTGGGAGCCACGTCCTGCGGCGGAATTCATTCCGCGGTAGCGCCCCAGGAGACCGTCAGCCAACTGTTTAACCTGCTCAATCTTCCGCCCGCGGAGATGGTGAGAGTCTCAGCAGCGCTGACTTTCAGTGACTCGTTTGTAGAGAATCACCCCGATCTAGTCCGGGAGTGGCTGATAAAAGGGGCAGAGTCTCCACCTTCACTGCATGGGTTTAAGAGACAGACAGAGGCGATCGCCAGCTTCGACACCTACGACAGGTTGCCGCAGATCAAGGTCCCCACGCTGGTAATAGCGGGGACGGGTGACAAGACACTCCCTGTGGAGAACTCCCGAATTCTGGCGTCGAGGATACCCAATGCTGAGCTGGTCCTCGTGGAAGGCGCTGGACACGGCTATGTGTGGGAGGCTGCTGATAAAGCCAATCGTGTTGTCCTTGACTTCCTCGGGCGGCAGCAGAGCCAGCCTTCAAGAGCTTTGACATGA
- a CDS encoding radical SAM protein — protein sequence MQGTPFDFFVQFHLTEKCNLVCRHCYQSGAVPEMNYEEICGAISSIRTTVEGWAVAYDMNISPGLHFTGGEPLLRDDLFAVLGYASGCGFAISLMSNGTLIGPRGARQLKRAQVADVQISLDGLEATHDSLRGQGSYQRALEGIQNLVGEGVETNINLTVSRLNMAEAGELVHVAEELGVSGIAFSRLVPSGRGKALMGEALTREEVALFYDELRRYRSSSKINVTSRDPLAVIAEMDGDIPQTDMPMGGCAAGVFGVTITADGTVMPCRRMDLPIGNIKRDSFRKLWAESPVLWSLRTREDYRGGCHSCRYWPVCRGCRAIALAYARAEGSEDYLGPDPQCPYH from the coding sequence ATGCAGGGTACCCCGTTTGATTTCTTTGTTCAGTTCCATCTGACAGAGAAGTGTAATCTGGTCTGTCGGCACTGCTACCAATCGGGAGCAGTGCCGGAGATGAACTATGAGGAAATCTGCGGGGCGATCAGCAGCATACGGACAACAGTCGAAGGCTGGGCGGTAGCTTATGACATGAACATATCGCCCGGCCTTCATTTTACCGGCGGCGAGCCGCTGCTGCGCGACGACCTGTTTGCAGTGCTGGGCTATGCATCTGGATGCGGGTTCGCCATATCGCTGATGAGCAACGGGACTCTCATAGGCCCCCGAGGAGCCCGGCAACTGAAAAGGGCGCAGGTGGCTGATGTGCAGATTAGCCTTGATGGACTCGAGGCCACACATGATAGCTTGAGAGGACAGGGGTCTTATCAGCGTGCCCTGGAAGGTATCCAGAACCTGGTGGGTGAGGGTGTTGAGACTAATATCAACCTCACTGTTTCCAGGCTCAACATGGCCGAGGCTGGTGAACTGGTCCATGTGGCTGAGGAACTGGGGGTGAGTGGCATCGCCTTTTCGCGGCTGGTCCCTTCCGGCAGAGGGAAGGCGCTTATGGGTGAGGCATTGACCCGCGAGGAGGTAGCCCTCTTCTATGATGAATTGCGCCGGTACAGGAGCAGCAGCAAGATTAACGTTACCTCTCGCGACCCTCTGGCAGTTATTGCCGAAATGGATGGCGATATCCCTCAGACGGATATGCCGATGGGTGGTTGTGCTGCGGGCGTCTTCGGTGTGACCATCACCGCTGATGGTACGGTGATGCCCTGCCGGCGCATGGACTTGCCCATCGGGAATATCAAAAGGGACTCTTTCCGCAAGCTTTGGGCGGAATCGCCGGTGCTGTGGTCACTGAGGACGCGGGAGGACTATCGCGGCGGCTGCCACTCATGCCGCTACTGGCCGGTATGCCGGGGCTGCCGGGCGATAGCGCTGGCCTATGCGCGGGCTGAAGGCAGTGAAGACTACCTTGGTCCCGACCCCCAATGCCCTTATCATTAG